A stretch of Manis javanica isolate MJ-LG chromosome 1, MJ_LKY, whole genome shotgun sequence DNA encodes these proteins:
- the PPM1B gene encoding protein phosphatase 1B isoform X2: protein MGAFLDKPKTEKHNAHGAGNGLRYGLSSMQGWRVEMEDAHTAVVGIPHGLEDWSFFAVYDGHAGSRVANYCSAHLLEHITNNEDFRAAGKLGSAVEPSVENVKNGIRTGFLKIDEYMRNFSDLRNGMDRSGSTAVGVMISPKHVYFINCGDSRAVLYRNGQVCFSTQDHKPCNPREKERIQNAGGSVMIQRVNGSLAVSRALGDYDYKCVDGKGPTEQLVSPEPEVYEILRAEEDEFIILACDGIWDVMSNEELCEFVKSRLEVSDDLENVCNWVVDTCLHKGSRDNMSIVLVCFSNAPKVSDEAVKKDSELDKYLESRVEEIMEKSGEEGMPDLAHVMRILSAENIPNLPPGGGLAGKRNIIEAVYSRLNPHRESDGMAVLGTSMCKFAERSGDKKDLPSP from the exons ATGGGTGCATTTTTGGATAAACCTAAAACTGAGAAACATAATGCTCATGGTGCTGGGAATGGTTTACGTTATGGCCTGAGCAGCATGCAAGGATGGAGAGTGGAAATGGAAGATGCACACACGGCTGTTGTAGGTATTCCTCATGGCTTGGAAGACTGGTCATTTTTTGCAGTTTATGATGGCCATGCTGGATCCCGAGTAGCAAATTACTGCTCAGCACATTTATTAGAACACATCACTAATAACGAAGACTTCAGAGCAGCTGGAAAATTGGGATCTGCTGTTGAGCCTTCAGTGGAAAATGTCAAGAATGGTATCAGAACTGGCTTTTTGAAAATTGACGAATACATGCGTAACTTTTCAGACCTCAGAAATGGAATGGACAGGAGCGGGTCAACTGCTGTGGGAGTTATGATTTCACCTAAGCATGTCTACTTTATCAACTGTGGTGATTCACGTGCTGTTCTGTATAGGAATGGACAAGTCTGCTTTTCTACCCAGGATCACAAACCTTGCAATCCAAGGGAGAAGGAGCGAATCCAAAATGCAGGAGGCAGCGTAATGATACAACGTGTTAATGGTTCATTAGCAGTGTCTCGTGCTTTGGGGGACTATGATTACAAGTGTGTTGATGGCAAGGGCCCAACAGAACAACTTGTTTCCCCAGAGCCTGAGGTTTATGAAATTTTAAGAGCAGAAGAGGATGAATTTATCATCTTGGCTTGTGATGGGATCTGGGATGTTATGAGTAATGAGGAGCTCTGTGAATTTGTTAAATCTAGGCTTGAGGTTTCTGATGACCTGGAAAATGTGTGCAATTGGGTAGTGGACACTTGTTTACATAAG GGAAGTCGAGATAACATGAGTATTGTACTAGTTTGCTTTTCAAATGCCCCTAAGGTCTCAGATGAAGCAGTGAAAAAAGATTCAGAGTTGGATAAGTACTTGGAATCACGGGTTGAAG AAATTATGGAGAAGTCTGGTGAGGAAGGAATGCCTGATCTTGCCCATGTCATGCGCATCTTGTCTGCAGAAAATATCCCAAATTTGCCTCCTGGGGGAGGTCTTGCTGGCAA GCGCAATATTATTGAAGCTGTTTATAGTAGGCTGAATCCACATAGAGAAAGTGATGGg
- the PPM1B gene encoding protein phosphatase 1B isoform X3 — protein MGAFLDKPKTEKHNAHGAGNGLRYGLSSMQGWRVEMEDAHTAVVGIPHGLEDWSFFAVYDGHAGSRVANYCSAHLLEHITNNEDFRAAGKLGSAVEPSVENVKNGIRTGFLKIDEYMRNFSDLRNGMDRSGSTAVGVMISPKHVYFINCGDSRAVLYRNGQVCFSTQDHKPCNPREKERIQNAGGSVMIQRVNGSLAVSRALGDYDYKCVDGKGPTEQLVSPEPEVYEILRAEEDEFIILACDGIWDVMSNEELCEFVKSRLEVSDDLENVCNWVVDTCLHKGSRDNMSIVLVCFSNAPKVSDEAVKKDSELDKYLESRVEEIMEKSGEEGMPDLAHVMRILSAENIPNLPPGGGLAGKRNIIEAVYSRLNPHRESDGGAGDLEDPW, from the exons ATGGGTGCATTTTTGGATAAACCTAAAACTGAGAAACATAATGCTCATGGTGCTGGGAATGGTTTACGTTATGGCCTGAGCAGCATGCAAGGATGGAGAGTGGAAATGGAAGATGCACACACGGCTGTTGTAGGTATTCCTCATGGCTTGGAAGACTGGTCATTTTTTGCAGTTTATGATGGCCATGCTGGATCCCGAGTAGCAAATTACTGCTCAGCACATTTATTAGAACACATCACTAATAACGAAGACTTCAGAGCAGCTGGAAAATTGGGATCTGCTGTTGAGCCTTCAGTGGAAAATGTCAAGAATGGTATCAGAACTGGCTTTTTGAAAATTGACGAATACATGCGTAACTTTTCAGACCTCAGAAATGGAATGGACAGGAGCGGGTCAACTGCTGTGGGAGTTATGATTTCACCTAAGCATGTCTACTTTATCAACTGTGGTGATTCACGTGCTGTTCTGTATAGGAATGGACAAGTCTGCTTTTCTACCCAGGATCACAAACCTTGCAATCCAAGGGAGAAGGAGCGAATCCAAAATGCAGGAGGCAGCGTAATGATACAACGTGTTAATGGTTCATTAGCAGTGTCTCGTGCTTTGGGGGACTATGATTACAAGTGTGTTGATGGCAAGGGCCCAACAGAACAACTTGTTTCCCCAGAGCCTGAGGTTTATGAAATTTTAAGAGCAGAAGAGGATGAATTTATCATCTTGGCTTGTGATGGGATCTGGGATGTTATGAGTAATGAGGAGCTCTGTGAATTTGTTAAATCTAGGCTTGAGGTTTCTGATGACCTGGAAAATGTGTGCAATTGGGTAGTGGACACTTGTTTACATAAG GGAAGTCGAGATAACATGAGTATTGTACTAGTTTGCTTTTCAAATGCCCCTAAGGTCTCAGATGAAGCAGTGAAAAAAGATTCAGAGTTGGATAAGTACTTGGAATCACGGGTTGAAG AAATTATGGAGAAGTCTGGTGAGGAAGGAATGCCTGATCTTGCCCATGTCATGCGCATCTTGTCTGCAGAAAATATCCCAAATTTGCCTCCTGGGGGAGGTCTTGCTGGCAA GCGCAATATTATTGAAGCTGTTTATAGTAGGCTGAATCCACATAGAGAAAGTGATGGg